The DNA segment TGAAGAATTCCCGCGTTTCCGCGAGTTCTGGATTCAACAGCCGAAGCCGGGCGACAAGCACCTGGTGATCTTTGCGCTGCTCGATTCGCCGCGCGCCACCGGTGCCTATCGCCTGATCCTGCGTCCGGGCAGCGACACCATTGTCGACGTCAAGGCGCAGATGTTCCTGCGTGACAAGGTCGGCAAACTGGGCATCGCGCCGCTGACCAGCATGTTCCTGTTCGGCGCCAACCAGCCGTCGAAAGTGCTCAACTACCGTCGTGAACTGCACGATTCCAGCGGTCTGTCGATCCATGCCGGCAATGGCGAGTGGATCTGGCGTCCGCTGAACAATCCGAAACACCTGGCCGTGAGCAACTTCAGCGTCGAGAACCCGCGTGGTTTCGGTCTGCTGCAACGTGGCCGCGACTTCAGCCACTACGAAGATCTCGACGACCGCTACGACAAGCGTCCAAGCGCCTGGATCGAGCCGAAGGGCGAGTGGGGCAAGGGCACCGTCGATCTGGTGGAAATTCCGACTGCCGATGAAACCAACGACAACATCGTTGCGTTCTGGAGCCCGGAAAAAATGCCGGAGCCGGGTCAGCCACTGGACTTCGCCTACCGCCTGCACTGGACCATGGATGAAGCCGCGCTGCACGCACCTGACAGTGCCTGGGTTGCACAAACCCTGCGTTCGACCGGTGACGTCAAGCAATCGAACCTGATCCGTCAGCCGGATGGCAGCGTTGCTTATCTGGTCGACTTCGAAGGTCCATCGCTGGCCGCTCTGGCCCCGGACGCCGATGTGCGCAGCCAGGTCAGTGTCGGCGACAACGCCGAACTGGTCGAAAACAGCGTGCGCTACAACCCGGAAACCAAGGGCTGGCGCTTGACCCTGCGGATGAAGATCAAGGATCCGAGCAAATCCACCGAGATGCGTGCCGCACTGGTTCAGCCAGTCGTGACTGCTGATCTGGCGAAATCGGTGCCAGCGTCCAACTCGTCCGTTGCCAAAGCCGACAAGGTTGCCGCCAAGCAGCAAGAGAAAATCGACAAGGAAGCCAAGGCTGCCGAGGCCAAACAGGCTGAAGCCAAGCCGGTAGAAGAGGCCAGGGACAAGGCCAATAAAGACGCCAAGCAGCCAGCCGCTGCGGACGCGGCCCCAGCCACACCGGAATCGGCACCGACTGAAGAAGTCCTGACCGAGACCTGGAGCTATCAGTTGCCTGCCGATGAGTAACTCTCAAGTACAGCCAGAGACTCTGTCCGAGTATCTGGCGCATCTGCCGATGACCGACGAGCAGCGCGCGGAACTCGCGGGCTGCCAGTCGTTCAGCGAGCTGCATCAACGCCTGTCGTCCCCGACGTTCGACGCGCCTGCCGAAGCCGCCCAGGCTTCGGTGGGCAAGCGCCTGACCCTGAGCACCGCCGAAGAGCTGGAAGAAGCGGAAATGCTGGTGCTCGACGCCAGCGGCCGGATCAGCATGAAAGCCACGCCGCCGATCCGCCGTACCAAGGTCGTGCCGGAGCCGTGGCGCACCAATATCCTGGTGCGTGGCTGGCGCCGTCTGACCGGGCGCACCAACCCGCCGCAGCCGCCCAAGGACGAAAACGTCCTGCCGGCCGCGCGCTGGCGCACCGTCGGATCGATCCGTCGCTACATTCTGCTGCTGCTGATGCTCGGCCAGACCATCGTCGCCGGCTGGTACATGAAAGGCATCATGCCGTACCAGGGCTGGTCGTTCGTCGATCTGGACGAAGTGCTGCATCAGCCGTTGCTGCAAACCGCCACGCAAGTACTGCCGTATGCGCTGCAAACCAGCATCCTGATCCTGTTCGGGATTCTGTTCTGCTGGGTCTCGGCCGGTTTCTGGACCGCGCTGATGGGTTTTCTTGAGCTGCTGACCGGTCACGATAAATACCGTATCTCCGGCAAAAGCGCCGGCAACGAGCCGATTGCCAAAGATGCGCGTACCGCACTGGTCATGCCGATCTGCAATGAAGACGTACCGCGCGTATTCGCCGGTCTACGAGCGACGTTCGAATCGGTCGCCGCCACCGGTGATCTGGATCGCTTCGACTTCTTCGTCCTCAGCGACAGTAACGACACCGACATTTGCGTCGCCGAGCAACAGGCCTGGCTGGACGTCTGTCGCGAAGCCAAAGGCTTCGGCAAGATCTTTTACCGTCGCCGTCGCCGTCGTGTGAAACGCAAGAGCGGTAACCTCGACGACTTCTGCCGTCGTTGGGGCGGTGACTACAAATACATGGTCGTGCTCGACGCTGACTCGGTGATGAGCGGCGAGTGCCTGACCAGTCTGGTGCGCCTGATGGAAGCCACGCCGGACGCCGGGATCATCCAGACCGCGCCGCGTGCGTCGGGCATGGACACTCTCTACGCGCGCATGCAGCAGTTCGCCACTCGCGTGTACGGCCCGCTGTTTACGGCCGGTCTGCACTTCTGGCAACTGGGCGAATCGCACTACTGGGGTCACAACGCGATCATCCGCATGAAGCCGTTCATCGACCACTGCGCCCTGGCGCCGTTGCCGGGCAAGGGTGCGTTCTCAGGTGCGATCCTCTCTCACGACTTCGTTGAAGCCGCGCTGATGCGTCGCGCCGGTTGGGGCGTATGGATTGCCTACGACCTGCCGGGCAGTTACGAAGAGTTGCCGCCGAACCTGCTCGACGAACTCAAGCGTGACCGTCGCTGGTGCCACGGCAACCTGATGAACTTCCGCCTGTTCCTGGTCAAGGGCATGCACCCGGTGCACCGTGCGGTGTTCCTCACTGGCGTGATGTCGTACCTGTCGGCGCCGTTGTGGTTCTTCTTCCTGGTGCTGTCGACCGCGCTGCTGGCGGTGAATACGCTGATGGAGCCGCAGTATTTCCTTGAACCGCGTCAGCTCTATCCGCTGTGGCCACAATGGCATCCGGACAAAGCCATCGCGCTGTTCTCGACAACGATCGTGCTGTTGTTCCTGCCGAAACTGCTGAGCATCATCCTGATCTGGGCCAAGGGCGCGAAAGAGTTCGGCGGCAAGTTCAAGGTGACCCTGTCGATGCTGCTGGAAATGCTGTTCTCCATGCTGCTGGCGCCGGTGCGGATGATTTTCCACACCCGTTTCGTCCTCGCCGCGTTCCTGGGCTGGGCCGCGACCTGGAATTCGCCACAGCGTGACGACGACTCGACGCCCTGGAGCGAAGCGGTCAAGCGTCACGGCCCGCAGACCCTGCTGGGTTTCTGCTGGGCGCTGCTGGTGATCTGGCTGAACCCGAGCTTCCTCTGGTGGCTGGTGCCGATCGTCGGCTCGCTGATGCTGTCGATCCCGGTGTCGGTGATTTCCAGCCGTGTCGGCCTTGGCCTGAAGACCCGTGACGCGAGCCTGTTCCTCATTCCTGAGGAATACAATCCGCCACAGGCGCTGCTGGCGACCGACCAGTACACCCACGAGAACCGCTACCACGCCCTGAACGACGGCTTCGTCCGCGCAGTGGTCGATCCGCAGCAGAACGCCCTGGCGTGCTCGTTGGCGACCTCCCGCCACGGTCAGGCCGAGCCGATCGAATGGCTGCGTCAGGAACGCGTGCGGCACGCGGTCAAGGTCGGCCCAGCGGAGCTGAGCAACCATGATCGCCTGCAACTGCTGAGCGACCCGGTAGCGCTGGCGCGTCTGCACGAGCAGGTCTGGGCTGAAGGCCTGACCGAGTGGCTGGACGCGTGGCGGGCCTCGGTGAAAGCCGACCCGCATGCACCGCTGCTGCCGTTGCGACCGGCGACGATGCAGGCGCAACTGGCCTGATGAAAAAACCCCGCTGAGTCAGCGGGGTTTTTTTATGCGTGGTTCAAAAGCCCCTCACCCTAACCCTCTCCCAGAGGGAGAGGGGACTGACTGCGGGATGCTTGAGACACACGACTGGTCTTATTGACGTCGCCGAATCCAGATGCGACGCGGTATCTGAGCCTGATGCATCGCGTAAAGACAACTTGGTCGGCTCCCTCTCCCAGAGGGAGAGGGGACTGACTGCGGGATGCTTGAGCGATGCGACGGTATCTATTGACGTCGCCGAATCCAGATGCGGCGCGGTATCTGAGCCTGATGCATCGCGTAAGGACAACTTGGTCGGCTCCCTCTACCAGAGGGAGAGGGGGACTGACTGCGGGATGCTTGAGCGATACGACTGGTCTTATTGGCGTCGCCGAATCCAGATGCGTCGCGGTATCTGAGCCTGATGCATGGCGTAAAGACAACTTGGTCGGCTCCCTCTCCCAGAGGGAGAGGGGACTGACTGCGGGATGCTTGAGCGATACGACTGGTCTTATTGACGTCGCCGAAT comes from the Pseudomonas granadensis genome and includes:
- a CDS encoding glucan biosynthesis protein G; translated protein: MSAKRMRSALVAGSALLCLLSAGQLWAFNLDDVSAKAKELAGQKFEAPRSNLPNEFRDMKFADYQKIRFLTEKAEWADQKTPFKLSFYHQGMHFDTPVKINEITANTVEEIKYDPTRFDFGDLKFDPKATEQLGYAGFRVLYPINKADKQDEIMTMLGASYFRVVGKGHTYGLSARGLAIDTALPSGEEFPRFREFWIQQPKPGDKHLVIFALLDSPRATGAYRLILRPGSDTIVDVKAQMFLRDKVGKLGIAPLTSMFLFGANQPSKVLNYRRELHDSSGLSIHAGNGEWIWRPLNNPKHLAVSNFSVENPRGFGLLQRGRDFSHYEDLDDRYDKRPSAWIEPKGEWGKGTVDLVEIPTADETNDNIVAFWSPEKMPEPGQPLDFAYRLHWTMDEAALHAPDSAWVAQTLRSTGDVKQSNLIRQPDGSVAYLVDFEGPSLAALAPDADVRSQVSVGDNAELVENSVRYNPETKGWRLTLRMKIKDPSKSTEMRAALVQPVVTADLAKSVPASNSSVAKADKVAAKQQEKIDKEAKAAEAKQAEAKPVEEARDKANKDAKQPAAADAAPATPESAPTEEVLTETWSYQLPADE
- the mdoH gene encoding glucans biosynthesis glucosyltransferase MdoH; translation: MSNSQVQPETLSEYLAHLPMTDEQRAELAGCQSFSELHQRLSSPTFDAPAEAAQASVGKRLTLSTAEELEEAEMLVLDASGRISMKATPPIRRTKVVPEPWRTNILVRGWRRLTGRTNPPQPPKDENVLPAARWRTVGSIRRYILLLLMLGQTIVAGWYMKGIMPYQGWSFVDLDEVLHQPLLQTATQVLPYALQTSILILFGILFCWVSAGFWTALMGFLELLTGHDKYRISGKSAGNEPIAKDARTALVMPICNEDVPRVFAGLRATFESVAATGDLDRFDFFVLSDSNDTDICVAEQQAWLDVCREAKGFGKIFYRRRRRRVKRKSGNLDDFCRRWGGDYKYMVVLDADSVMSGECLTSLVRLMEATPDAGIIQTAPRASGMDTLYARMQQFATRVYGPLFTAGLHFWQLGESHYWGHNAIIRMKPFIDHCALAPLPGKGAFSGAILSHDFVEAALMRRAGWGVWIAYDLPGSYEELPPNLLDELKRDRRWCHGNLMNFRLFLVKGMHPVHRAVFLTGVMSYLSAPLWFFFLVLSTALLAVNTLMEPQYFLEPRQLYPLWPQWHPDKAIALFSTTIVLLFLPKLLSIILIWAKGAKEFGGKFKVTLSMLLEMLFSMLLAPVRMIFHTRFVLAAFLGWAATWNSPQRDDDSTPWSEAVKRHGPQTLLGFCWALLVIWLNPSFLWWLVPIVGSLMLSIPVSVISSRVGLGLKTRDASLFLIPEEYNPPQALLATDQYTHENRYHALNDGFVRAVVDPQQNALACSLATSRHGQAEPIEWLRQERVRHAVKVGPAELSNHDRLQLLSDPVALARLHEQVWAEGLTEWLDAWRASVKADPHAPLLPLRPATMQAQLA